Proteins encoded within one genomic window of Phototrophicus methaneseepsis:
- the cimA gene encoding citramalate synthase, translated as MVQVAIYDTTLRDGTQREGISLSVADKLRITNLLDEMGVVYIEGGWPGSNPKDAAYFEQVQSLELKNARIAAFGSTCRKGVAPADDANIQALVDAQTPVVTVVGKTSMLHVTDVLQTTPEENLRMIRESLAYLKSLGKEVIYDAEHFFDGAKLDLEYAFDTLQSAKLGGADTIVLCDTNGGSMPWEVAELVQKACELFPAVKIGIHTHNDAELAVANSLAAVKAGAVHVQGTINGYGERCGNANLCSIIPDLQLKMGVQCLLDDGDLSQLTLLARTVAEIANLAPDSHLAYVGKSAFAHKGGIHVAAIRRNVDSYQHIDPALVGNKMRVLLSDLSGRGNVMSKAEELGLDVTKAEAVQVLDEIKQLENDGYVFEGAEASVAVRMFRNKPDYEPIFKLIDFSVIVEDRRGRGQVSEAMVKLEVDGDVVHTAAEGNGPVNALDLALRKALVPRYPELADFQLVDYKVRILDSQNATAATTRVLIDTQRGGARWSTVGAGTDIIRASWLALVDAVEYGICIVCAETESFVSEPASD; from the coding sequence ATGGTACAGGTTGCAATCTACGATACAACACTCCGAGATGGGACACAACGCGAAGGTATTTCGCTCTCTGTTGCGGATAAACTGCGAATTACGAACTTGCTCGACGAAATGGGCGTTGTATACATTGAAGGGGGTTGGCCTGGTTCCAACCCTAAAGATGCAGCCTATTTTGAACAAGTTCAATCGCTTGAACTGAAGAATGCGCGTATCGCAGCGTTTGGCTCGACATGCCGTAAAGGTGTTGCGCCTGCGGATGATGCCAATATTCAGGCTCTCGTTGATGCCCAGACACCGGTTGTCACTGTTGTTGGCAAGACTTCTATGTTGCATGTGACTGATGTCTTGCAGACAACGCCGGAAGAAAATCTGCGTATGATCCGTGAGAGCCTGGCTTATTTGAAGTCGCTCGGCAAAGAGGTCATCTATGATGCTGAGCATTTCTTCGATGGGGCCAAGCTTGACCTGGAATATGCTTTTGATACCCTGCAATCAGCAAAGCTCGGTGGTGCTGATACCATCGTGCTTTGTGATACCAACGGTGGCTCAATGCCATGGGAAGTGGCTGAACTGGTACAGAAAGCCTGTGAACTCTTCCCGGCTGTGAAAATTGGTATCCATACGCATAATGATGCGGAACTGGCAGTTGCCAACAGCCTTGCTGCCGTAAAAGCAGGTGCTGTTCATGTACAGGGGACGATCAATGGCTATGGCGAGCGCTGCGGTAACGCCAACCTGTGCAGCATTATCCCTGATTTGCAATTGAAGATGGGTGTTCAATGCCTGCTAGATGACGGTGATCTGAGCCAATTAACCTTATTGGCCCGCACTGTGGCGGAAATTGCCAATCTCGCGCCGGATAGTCATCTAGCTTATGTCGGTAAGAGCGCCTTTGCTCACAAGGGAGGGATCCATGTTGCGGCTATTCGCCGTAATGTGGATAGCTACCAACATATTGACCCTGCCCTCGTCGGCAATAAGATGCGTGTGCTCCTCTCGGATCTATCCGGTAGGGGCAATGTGATGAGCAAGGCAGAGGAACTTGGCCTGGATGTGACCAAGGCTGAGGCTGTTCAGGTGCTGGATGAGATCAAACAGCTTGAGAACGATGGTTACGTCTTTGAAGGGGCTGAAGCCTCTGTGGCGGTACGAATGTTCCGCAATAAGCCAGACTATGAACCGATCTTCAAGCTCATTGATTTTTCCGTGATTGTCGAAGATCGACGTGGACGCGGGCAAGTTTCCGAAGCGATGGTCAAGCTGGAAGTCGATGGCGATGTCGTCCATACTGCGGCAGAGGGCAATGGCCCTGTTAACGCGCTTGACCTGGCGCTCCGTAAAGCATTGGTGCCGCGCTATCCAGAATTGGCGGATTTCCAACTCGTCGATTATAAAGTGCGTATTCTGGATAGCCAGAATGCCACAGCCGCGACGACGCGTGTTTTGATTGATACGCAGCGGGGCGGGGCGCGATGGAGCACCGTGGGCGCAGGGACCGACATTATTCGTGCGAGCTGGCTGGCACTTGTCGATGCTGTCGAATATGGTATTTGCATCGTCTGTGCAGAGACTGAATCGTTCGTTTCTGAGCCTGCTAGCGATTAA
- the leuB gene encoding 3-isopropylmalate dehydrogenase, with protein sequence MKATIATLPGDGIGPEVMVETLRVLSAIGSKYGHDFTTTESLIGGIAIDETGNPLPDETIKTCEEADAILLAAVGGPKWSDPTSDVRPEQGLLKIRQHFGLFANLRPVKTYPALASHVPLRADLIEGVDILFVRELTGGIYFGQRKEMGDSDEAYDTMLYSRPEVERLAHVAFRAAQGRRNKVTSVDKANVLASMRLWRKTVVQVAEDYEDVELEHLLVDACTMHLLTRPSSFDVIMAGNMFGDILSDEASVLAGSLGMLPSASLGAGRFGMYEPVHGSAPDIAGQGKANPIGMLLSLAMLLRYSLELEEEARAIETAIDDVLADGLRTPDIASKGEAVCSTTEFVDAVLAKLA encoded by the coding sequence ATGAAAGCAACCATTGCGACGCTGCCCGGTGATGGGATCGGACCGGAAGTTATGGTCGAGACACTGCGGGTGCTCAGTGCCATTGGCAGCAAATACGGCCATGACTTCACCACGACTGAAAGCCTGATTGGTGGCATCGCTATTGATGAGACAGGCAATCCGCTGCCAGATGAGACTATCAAGACCTGTGAAGAAGCTGATGCGATCTTGCTCGCGGCGGTTGGCGGGCCAAAATGGTCTGATCCGACATCTGATGTGCGCCCGGAGCAGGGTTTACTTAAGATTCGTCAGCATTTTGGCTTGTTTGCGAACTTGCGCCCGGTCAAGACGTATCCGGCGTTGGCTTCTCATGTCCCGCTGCGCGCAGACCTCATCGAAGGGGTGGATATTCTCTTTGTGCGTGAACTGACTGGTGGCATTTATTTTGGTCAGCGTAAAGAAATGGGTGATTCCGACGAAGCTTATGACACCATGCTGTACAGCCGCCCCGAAGTAGAAAGACTGGCGCACGTGGCGTTCCGTGCGGCACAAGGGCGTCGTAACAAGGTTACTTCAGTTGATAAGGCCAATGTATTGGCTTCTATGCGGCTGTGGCGCAAGACGGTTGTCCAGGTCGCAGAGGACTATGAAGACGTAGAATTGGAGCATTTATTGGTTGATGCTTGCACAATGCACCTGCTAACGCGCCCCTCTTCTTTCGATGTCATCATGGCTGGCAACATGTTTGGCGATATTCTCAGTGATGAGGCATCTGTGTTAGCGGGTTCCCTGGGGATGCTGCCATCGGCATCATTGGGTGCTGGACGTTTCGGTATGTATGAACCGGTTCACGGCTCCGCGCCGGATATTGCGGGACAGGGCAAGGCGAACCCCATCGGCATGTTGTTAAGCTTGGCGATGCTGCTGCGTTATAGCCTTGAATTGGAAGAAGAGGCTCGCGCTATCGAAACGGCTATTGATGATGTGCTGGCAGACGGCCTTCGGACGCCAGATATTGCCAGCAAAGGCGAGGCTGTTTGTTCCACAACGGAATTTGTGGATGCGGTTCTGGCTAAATTAGCTTAG
- a CDS encoding Clp protease N-terminal domain-containing protein has translation MSYVPLKDILITARQEAHRMRHYYLGVEHLFIALLEITNGLASTAIAEQGLTPEYLIDAIRRKIGKGSRHRLWAGIPNTPRTEVILDIAQDAASEEGREHIHERDLLLAIIDESDSIPMRVLRALGLSTEDFRASIYSRPSTSDASQPFVRIDFSPAFTGSLNKEELFVLRRMFYGYGQIRIDQQLTGGYTTARLLVVTPIQPDGREDAAVVVKIGSMDSILDEAQRYERHVKGTLPPLTARLEDKPTAPETSDLAAIKYTFITDSSGNPATLNQKITTWTTQRINDWLWQNLYNGFGDGWWKQNRPYRFEAWQEYDWLLPPVLTLEIVESDATPPGVHILRYPIKRQRINQLQYGDLVMVENFAVQKVDKERNAIQLALGQGSNLTRAYQIELRGLDFEREMYFRGEIVERIVGRVWKTRNEQLTNSARQLEPSFDLTGAKITLDDLTLPNPLERYNDLLDITLDSSLSTIHGDLHLGNIMIGPQDSALLIDFGRTREGHTIFDWVTLEISLLSDYILSFVPEGWSGAKQVIQALAKLNHNVPIQTSPELQDALTVVTTIHQIIAQHLDSWMEYYLALAFISLRAMTWQTMSTNSRQLMFLLSALAIHEFDALLVTDGNIGPHTEAPDATDFMSNL, from the coding sequence ATGTCCTATGTTCCGCTCAAAGACATTCTCATTACAGCCCGCCAGGAAGCGCACCGTATGCGTCATTACTATCTTGGCGTAGAGCACCTCTTCATTGCACTCCTGGAAATTACAAATGGGCTTGCCAGTACAGCTATTGCGGAGCAAGGATTAACCCCTGAATACCTCATCGATGCCATACGTCGTAAAATTGGCAAAGGGAGTCGACATCGTCTATGGGCAGGTATACCCAACACGCCACGTACAGAAGTCATCCTGGATATTGCCCAGGATGCGGCCTCAGAAGAAGGTCGCGAGCACATCCATGAGCGAGATTTGTTGCTTGCCATCATCGACGAAAGCGACAGCATCCCTATGCGTGTGTTGCGCGCATTAGGACTTTCGACAGAAGATTTCAGGGCATCTATTTACAGCCGTCCTTCAACTTCAGATGCATCTCAACCCTTTGTGCGCATCGATTTCTCTCCTGCGTTTACAGGCAGCCTCAACAAAGAAGAACTCTTCGTGCTGCGCCGCATGTTTTATGGCTATGGTCAGATCCGCATCGACCAGCAGTTAACGGGTGGTTACACCACGGCCCGTTTACTCGTCGTCACGCCAATACAACCCGATGGACGCGAGGACGCCGCTGTCGTCGTCAAAATTGGCTCCATGGATAGCATTCTCGATGAAGCGCAACGCTATGAACGCCACGTCAAAGGGACGCTGCCACCACTGACAGCACGCCTAGAGGATAAACCGACCGCGCCGGAAACATCGGATTTAGCAGCGATCAAGTACACATTTATCACGGACTCCAGCGGTAACCCGGCAACGCTCAACCAGAAAATCACAACCTGGACCACACAGCGCATCAATGATTGGCTGTGGCAAAATCTGTATAACGGCTTTGGGGATGGCTGGTGGAAGCAAAACCGCCCCTATCGGTTCGAAGCATGGCAGGAATACGACTGGCTACTGCCCCCGGTGCTCACGTTGGAAATTGTCGAATCAGATGCCACACCACCAGGGGTGCATATCCTACGTTACCCCATCAAACGCCAGCGTATTAATCAGCTGCAATATGGTGATCTGGTCATGGTCGAGAACTTCGCCGTACAAAAGGTCGATAAAGAGCGCAACGCCATCCAGCTTGCACTCGGCCAGGGCAGCAACCTGACGCGCGCTTACCAGATCGAATTGCGCGGCCTCGACTTTGAACGCGAGATGTATTTCCGTGGAGAAATTGTCGAGCGTATCGTGGGGCGCGTTTGGAAAACACGGAATGAACAACTCACCAATTCAGCACGTCAGCTTGAACCAAGTTTCGATCTGACGGGTGCAAAGATTACCCTTGATGACTTGACACTGCCCAACCCGTTAGAGCGGTACAATGACTTGCTCGACATCACATTAGACAGCTCATTGAGCACAATACACGGGGATTTGCACCTGGGCAACATTATGATTGGCCCACAAGACAGCGCCCTGCTCATCGACTTTGGTCGCACGCGCGAGGGTCATACGATCTTCGACTGGGTCACGCTGGAAATTAGCCTGCTGAGCGACTATATCCTCTCATTTGTCCCAGAGGGATGGTCAGGAGCCAAACAGGTCATCCAGGCACTGGCGAAACTCAACCATAATGTACCCATTCAAACCAGTCCAGAGCTACAAGATGCGCTAACTGTCGTTACAACAATTCACCAGATCATCGCCCAGCACCTGGATAGCTGGATGGAATACTATCTTGCATTGGCATTCATCAGCTTACGCGCGATGACGTGGCAAACGATGAGCACCAACAGCCGTCAACTCATGTTCTTGCTGTCGGCGCTCGCAATCCACGAATTTGATGCGCTGCTCGTCACAGACGGTAACATCGGCCCCCATACGGAGGCCCCTGATGCAACCGACTTCATGAGCAACCTGTAA
- a CDS encoding FHA domain-containing protein: MDIHFTIIIMSGVEDGTQLPFSTEADGDKYDDQWKLSIGRREDNHLRLRNDTFVSRQHAFLHWRNNQWWLEDNNSTNGTFLENEADFFNDIPVKGIVPIADGRMFRIGRTWLRLQTDQ, encoded by the coding sequence ATGGATATTCATTTTACAATCATCATCATGAGCGGTGTAGAAGATGGTACACAACTACCCTTCAGCACAGAAGCCGATGGTGATAAATATGATGACCAGTGGAAGCTGAGTATTGGACGACGAGAAGATAATCACTTAAGACTTAGAAATGACACCTTTGTATCGCGCCAACATGCATTTTTACACTGGCGCAATAATCAATGGTGGCTAGAAGATAATAATAGTACCAATGGTACTTTTTTGGAAAATGAAGCTGATTTTTTCAATGATATTCCCGTAAAAGGCATTGTCCCTATTGCTGATGGGCGTATGTTCAGGATTGGGCGGACATGGCTCCGCCTGCAAACGGATCAATAA